A stretch of DNA from Halorubrum sp. BOL3-1:
ATCGCGGCGCTCGCGCTGAAGTCCGGCAACGCCGTCGTCCTCAAGGGCGGCAGCGAGGCGAGTGAGTCGAACCGAATCTTATACGAGACCATCGTCGAGGCGACGCCGGACCTGCCCGACGGGTGGGCGGCGCAGGTCGAGGCCCACGAAGAGGTCGACCGCCTCCTCGAACTCGACGGCCGGGTCGATCTGGTCATGCCCCGCGGCTCCTCGAAGTTCGTCTCCTACATCCAGGAGAACACGCAGATCCCAGTGCTGGGCCACACCGAGGGGATCTGTCACGTGTACGTCGACGCGGACGCCGACCTGAAGACGGCCGAGGACGTCGCCTTCGACGCGAAGGTCCAGTACCCGGCGGTGTGTAACGCCGTCGAGACGCTGCTCGTTCACGAGTCGGTCGCGGCCGAGTTCCTCCCCGACCTCGTCGAGCGCTACGAGGCGGCCGGCGTCGAGCTACGGGGAGACGAGCGAACCCGGGAAGTCGTCGACGTCGACCCCGCGACCGACGACGACTGGGACACGGAGTACGGCGATCTGGAACTGTCGATCAAGGTTGTCGACGACGCCTACGTCGCGGTCGAACACGTGAACGATCACGGCTCGAAACACACCGAGTCGGTCCTCACCGAGGACCCGGAGACGGCCGAGCGGTTCATGACCGGCGTCGACGCCGCGAGCGTCTTCCACAACGCCTCGACCCGGTTCGCGGACGGCTACCGGTACGGACTCGGCGCGGAGGTCGGCATCTCCACCGGGAAGGTCCACGCCCGCGGCCCGGTCGGACTGGAGGGACTCACCACCTACAAGTACTACCTCGAGGGCGACGGCCACCTCGTCGCGAGCTACAGCGGCGAGGACGCGACACCGTTCACCCACCGCGAACTCGACGGTGCGGAGTGGACGCCCGGCCGGCTGTCGAGTCGATAACCCGTTCGTCCCGCGCGCAGTCGAGTCGTCGGTCGCCGCTGCTCCGGCGGACGCCACGACGCGGGCGGCGTCGTCGCCCGGGGAGCGGCACCGATGCTACTAGGACGCCTCGGGCGTATCGTGACGTGTGACCACACCTGCCGATTACCGCGCGGGCTTTCGCACGCAGCGCGAGGAGGTCGACGACACCCGGTTACCCGTCGACGGCTCGTTTCCGGACTGGCTCACCGGTGACCTCGTCGGCAACGGTCCGGGGCAGTTCGAGGCCGGCGACACGTCGCTGCGTCACTGGTTCGACTCGCTGGCGATGATACGCCGGTTCCGGATCGACGACGGCGACGTGACGTACGCGAACCGGTTGGTCCGGAGTCGCGACTACGAGTACGCGGAGCGCGAGGGCGGCGTCCGCACGCCGTTCCCCGGCACGCCGCCGGACCGCCCCGTCTGGACGCGACTCCGACAGGTCCTCGACGGAACGTTCCCCGACAACCCCGTTATCGGCGTCCAGCGCTTGGGCGACGAGGTCGCCGCAGTCACCGAGTCGCCGACCGCGCTGACGATCGATCTCGACACGCTCGACACGACCGGCCGCACGGACCTCACCGCGGGACTCGACAGCGACCTCACGCTCGCGCACGTCCACTACGACCGCGACGAGGACGCCTTCTACAACCTCGGCGTCTCGTACGGTCGCGAGACCGTCTACACGCTGTTCCGACGCCCTGGCGACGGCGGTGCGCCCACCTCCCTGACGCGGCTCCGCTTCGAGGAGGCACCGTACATCCACTCGTTCGCGTTAACCGAGCGGTACGCCGTGGTCACGGTGAACGCGTTCGGGCTGGACACGGCTCGCCTCCTGCGCGGCGCGGTGACCAAGGAGACGTTCCTCGACGCGTTCAGAGCCTTGGACGCGCCGTTGCGCTTCGTCGTTCTCGACCGCGAGACGGGCGCCCACGAGACGACGGTGACGGCGCCTCCGGCGTTCGTCTATCACCACGCGAACGCCTACGAACGCGACCGCGAGGTCGTCGTCGACCTCGTCGCGTTCGAGGACGAGCGCGCGGTCTCCGGGCTCGGACTGTCGAACCTCCGCAGCGACGACCCGGACCTGCCGCGGGGCGGCCTCTATCGCTACACGCTCCCCCTGACCGGCGGCGACGCCGAGCGCGAACGGCTCCACCGCGGACCGGTCGAGTTCCCGACGATCAACTACCGGGACGTGAACGGCGAGCCGCACCGGTACGTCTACCTCGCGGAGACCGACGGGGGGTCGAGCCTCCCGACGGACGTCACGAAGGTCGACGTCGAGAGTCGCACCGTCCGTCGATGGGGTGAGACGGGCGCGTATCCGGGCGAACCGCTGTTCGTGTCGGCGCCCGACCCGGCCGGCGAGGACGACGGCGTGTTGCTCTCGGTGGTGCTCAAGCCGGGGGCGAACCGCTCGGACCTCGTGTGTCTAGACGCCGAGACCCTCCGCGAGTGCGGACGCGCGCGCCTCCCGCACCGGCTCCCGTACGGGTTCCACGGCCAGTTCTACGGGCCGTCCTCACCCGGTCGGAGCATGAACTGAGCGGCGTTTCCACCGCCGGCCGCCGCTACGACTCCCCTTCGCGCCACGCGAGCGACTGTCGGTTCAGTTCGTCGACGAGGGGATTTCCTTCGTCGAGCAGCCGCTCAGCGGTCTCGACGGCGTCGCGAAGTTGCGACGCCGAGAGGTGTTCGTACGCCGGTCGGCCCGCCACGTGGTCGTACCAGACGCCGTCGAACACGTCGTCGAGGACGATCCTCGCGAAGCAGTGGTCCTCGCTGACCGGCCAGTCGCCGCGTACTCGGGCCGCCCGCGGCAGTTCCGTCGTGACGAGCGCTCGGTATCGTCGGCGCAGTTCGGACAGGTCGTCCCCGCCGAGGGTTCGCTGTCCCATACCGATCGAACGGCGCGCGGAGGTTTGAATCTGTCTCGGCCCGAGTCGGCGCTCAGCCGATACAGACGCGTTGTGACCGGGGATTTAATTTACTAGAGTCACTTTGGTATGTTGTATCATGTGTCACGAGTACGGAAGTCGAGACTGGTCAAACCCTGTTGAGGACGAAGAGGACGAAGAACCGTCGCTGCCGGAGCGAGAACCGGCCGAGAACGTGGAAATAGTCACCGACGGCGGCGACGAGGAGTCGTAGATCACGGCTCCGCATCGGCCGCCACGATCGGATCCGGCGGAAACGCGTTCGGCGTCGGAAGCGGCCACGGTGATTCGCAGCTCCCGCCGGACCGGCGTCCCGGTCGCACGCGTCGTCCCGAGGCGAACTCATCGAGGCCGGTGACGGTGCCCGAGAGATCGGACTCACCACCGACACCGCCGGAGACGACGGCAAGCCCTGAGCGTCCGACACCCGTTCGAACCCGGTTACGACGACCGAACTCGGTCGAGCGCGCGCTCCTTGCCGCCCGCCTCGATCATCACGTCCGCCCGTTCGCGCAGCCAGTCCGGGAGGTCGGAGACGAACCGCGCGTGCGCCTGTGGCCGCGCCTCGGGATCTCGGAGCCGTTTCGGCTCCGAGTAATGGACGACCGGGCGGACGCCGTCCCACGTCTCGGCGGCGGTCTCGAACCCCTCACGGAACGTCTGCCCCCGGTCCGTGAAACAGTGGTGGTGGTAATCGAACACGGTCGGAACGCCGACCCGGTCGCTCACCGCCGACGCGAACTCCTCGACGCTCCAGAGGCCCCGATTGTCGTCGTTCTCGACGGTCAGCCGGCGTCTCGCTCCCGGCGACAGCGAGCGGACCGCGTCACGGAAGCGGTCGGCGGTCGCCGCCTTGTCACCGTACGTCGCGCCGATGTGGACGTTGATCGAGTAGTACGGCGAACGGTCGAGCCCCATCAGGTCGAGCCAGTCCGCGTGGTACTCTATCGCTTCGACCGAGCGCTCGACGGTGTCCCGTGAGTCGCTGGCGAGTTTACACCAGTAGTCGGGGTGGAAGGTCAGCCGCATCCCTTCGCTCTCGATCAGGTCACCGCACCGCTGTGCGAGCCCCTCGATCGCGTCGTACGCCGGGAGTTCGGTGAGGTCGAACTGAGAGTTCCACGGAACGAGCGTCGAGGTACACCGGTAGAACCGGACGTCGTGGTCGCGATTCCAGCGCAGGACCGTCAACAGGTCGGCGAGGTTCTGGCGCGTCAGTTCCGAGGCGTACGGCAGGCCTTCGGACTCCCACGTCGATCGCCGCATGTCGCGGTTACACCGAACCGGATCGGAGCGGTCCCGAAGGGTCCGGTTCAGGCAAGCGTATCCGAGCACACGCGTCTCACGGTCTCCGGACGGTTAGCCGCCCGGGTTCGCCGAGGACCGCTCTCGCGGCGGACCCCGTCGCCGTCGGTGAAGGCCGGTCGGGAGGTCGGGCCGACCGCGGCGCGTCACCCGTCCTACCACCCGTTCCGGGCGCCCCAGCTGCGAACGGTCCGCCTGAGAGAGTCGGGCGCGCTCGGCGGGACCCCGCTCACGAGGAGGAAGCCGACGAATATCACGGCGAACCCGACGAGTGAGAGAGGAGAGACCGTCTCGCCGAGCAGCGCCCAGCCGGCGACCGCGGAGACGACGGGCACGAAGTAGAACAGGAGGTTCGCTCGGCTCGCGCCCGTCTCGTCGATCAGCGCGAAGTAGGCGAGGTACGCGATCGCGCCCGAACACACGCCGACGTACAGCAGCGCTGCGAGCGCGACCGGCGGCAGCGAGAGGCCGGTGACCGACTCGCCGGCGGACAGGCTGAGCGCGTGCGAGAGGACGGCCGCTATCGGGACGCCCCAGACCGTCCGGGCGGTGCTCGACATCGTCGCCTTCGCGCGCCGGATCACCACGGCGCCGAGCGCGCTGGTCACCGCGGCACAGAACAGCAACGGGACGCCCAGTCCGCCCGCGGCCAGCGCGGACGGGTCGGGATTCGCGACCAGTCCGACGCCGACGAGACCGAGGACGGTACCGGCCGCACCCTTCGTCGAGAGCCGGCCCTCGGACAGCAGAAGGCCGGCGAACACCGGCGTCAAGATCGGATTGAGGCTGAACACGACGGCGGCCACGCCGCTGGTGACGTGCTGTTGGCCGACGAACAGCAGCGCGTTCGTGAGGCCGATGACGAGCACGCCGGTCGCGAGGATGCCGACGGCGTCGCCCGCCGTCCGCGGCCGCAGGTCCGACCGCGACAGCTTCGTCGCGGCGAAGGCGGCGAGCACGACCGCGCCGATGTCGAACCGGACCGCGACGAAGAACAGCGGCGGGAGGTGTGCGAGGCCGGCCTTCGCGGCGACGAACGTCCCGCCGAAGAGGAGCGCCGACACGGCGAACAACAGACCGCTACGTCGCGTGAACACGTGTCAGTCCACCGTGACGGTTCTTTCGCGGGTTCGGTCGGCGGGCGTGGAGGCGGCTATCATGGTAGTACGAAGGGTCTAGACCCGTATAACGGATCTCGGAAAGGATTCCGAGACGAGAAACTCACGGGGGTCGCGACAGCCGATCACGGCGTGAAACAGTTTCTCGGCGGGGGGTCGTCCGGTCGCGATCCCGACGAACGAGCGAAGTCTGTTTCCCGCCACGCCCGTTACGCGTGGTATGGACGCGCCGATCGAGGGGATCGAGTTCCTCGCCCGTTCGAAAAACCGGGTCGAAGTGTTGCGGCTGGTGGCGGCGGAGCCGCGCACCCGGGCGAGCCTCGCCCGCACCACCGGCGCGTCGCAGGCGACGCTCGGGCGGATCCTTGAGGACTTCACCGACCGCTCGTGGGTCAGGCGCGATCCCGACGGGTACGTCGCGACGGCCACGGGCGAGCTCGTCGCCGACGCCGTCGGCGACCTGCTATCGGTACTCGAGACGGAGAATCGGCTGCGGGGCGTGGTCGGGTACCTCCCGGAGGCGGAGTTGGGCTTCGACCTGCGTGAACTCGCCGACGCGACCGTCGCGGTGCCGACCCCCACGCACCCGAGCGCCCCGCTCCAGCGGGTCATCGACGCGATGGAGCGCGCCGACACGCTTCGGGCGTTCTCGCACGCGCTCAACGAACAGAGCCTGTCGACGGCGCTGTCTCGGGTTCAGTCCGGGGACCTAGTCTTCAAGACCGTCCTCTCGGAGAGCGCCATCGAAGCGCTCGCGGCCGAGGACGCACTCTGGGGTCGCCTGCGTGACCTGACCGCAGAGGACGGCGCCGAGGTCCGCGTCCGCCGGGCCGACATCCCGCTCGCCGTGACCGTGGCCGACGGGACCGTCTCGGTACTCGTCCGCGACGAGCACGGCGTCTTGCGGGCCTCGCTCCACACCGACGCGGAAGCGGTGAGGGGCTGGGCCGACGACCGGTTCGAGCGCTACTGGGAGGGAGCGACGCCATTCGACCCCGCGGCGTTCGAGCGTTGAGCTGACGCGCCGCGTGCCGTCGAGCGCGCGGGCGGACTAGCTCAGCCGTTTCCGCAGACTAGCCAGTCGACCTCTCACCCCGTCCGCTGTCCGTGAGTGACGATTCCGTCCGGTAAGCCGTGTGGTTCCAGCGATTTTCAAGGACCACGACTACGAATTCCGAGAGCGGTACCGTTCGGACGGGAGTGCCGTCGTTGGGTCGCGCTGTGGTTCCGGGATCCGACCCGAAACTGTGAGATCACAGAGACTCAATTTAATATAGCGACATACGATACACATATCGCGCTCGCCACACTAATCTGTTGCTAAAGAGGCAACAAATTACTCGGCAGGCCCGTCGAACTCCGGAATAATTACCCCCACGCCCGCGCAGCGATGCTCATGGTCGACTCCGACTGGGGCGACTGGCTGCCGCGCGCGGTGGCCGACGCCGACCCCGACACGGTGGCGCTGTGGTATCTCGGCTGTAACGGCTTCGCGATCAAGGGCAGCGAGGGGACCGTCTTCTGGATCGACCCGTACGTCGGGACTGGCGACCCCCCGCGAACGATTCGGATGATTCCGATCCCGTTCGATCCCGACGACGTCGACGTCGCGGACGCGGTGCTGGCGACCCACGAACACACCGACCACGTCCACGGTCCCTCGCAGGCGCCGATTCTGGCGAACACCGACGCCGACTTCGTCGCCCCGGACGACTCGCTCGCGGTCGCGCGCGAGGCGGAGCGGTGGACCGACGAATACGCGGTCGACGGGGCCGCTTTCACCGAAGTGCGAGAGGGCGACGAGCTGCGGATCGGTGAGTTCACCATTCACGTCGTCGAGACGCACGACCCGGACGCCACCCACCCGGTCGGCTACGTGGTCGAACACCGGGCGGGAACGGTGTTCCACGCGGGCGACAGCAAGCCGTCCGACTCGTTCAGGAGTCTCGCAGAGCGGTTCGACATCGACATCGGTATCCTCGCGTTCGGTTCCGAGGGCACGGTCCCAGACAAGGAGACGGACGAACCGGTCCGCACGAAGTGGTACAGCGACGAGAACGAGGTCGCCCGGGCGGCCGCCGACCTCGGACTCGACCGGTTAGTGCCGACCCACTGGGACATGTGGAAGGGGCTGACCGCCGACCCGACCGCGCTCCACGGCCACGTCCGGAGCTACGAGTCACCGAACCGGCTGGATATCGTCGAGATCGGCGACCGAATCGACCTGTAGACGGGAGTCGAGCGGCCGTTTTCGCGGTGTTTCGGTTATCAACCACGAAACGCGGCCCGTGGAATTTAAGCCCCTGCTCCGGGACCGTGCGGGTATGAGCGAACGGACGGCGGAGGCGGCCACGACCGTCGACGAGGACGGCATCCGCGTCGAGAAATCCTTCACGGACGACGCGTTCCCCGTGCCCGCGGTGAGGTACACCCTCTCTTCACACCGCGAGGACCCCGTACGGGTGCGTATCGTCGACCGGATCCCAGAGTCATTTCCGATGGACCAGGTGGGGTTCCACCCGGAGTACGAAAGCGAAAATTGGACGGCGTACAAGGACCACCGCGTGGAGTTCGAACGGGTGATAGAACCCGACGAGACCGTCGAGACGGTGTTCGGGATCCGCGACGAGGACCCCGACCTCGACGGCTTCCTCGGGACGCCGGTCATCGAACACGTGCCTGTTGGCGAGGAGATCGAAGACGTCCTCGGCGCCGGCGACACGGACGCGGTCCGCGAGGTGCTCTCGGGCGACCGCGCGACGCTTCCCGGCATGGCGGAAGACGACGATCCGTTACCCGAAGACCCCGCAAAAGAAGCGGATGAGGCGTCTGCGACCGGAGATACCGACGCGGATACCGTCTCGGAGGAGGGGGCGGACGCCGAGATGGAGCCGGAGACCGACGTAGACGGCCGCGAACCGGAAACCGACGCTCCGGAGCCCCGAGCGGTTACCGACGACGGCACGGTCGCCATGACCCCACACGAGGGTGCGCCGCTCGGGTCTGTCGACGAGACGAACGCCGAGTCTGGATTCGGCTCGGACGCCATCGACGAGCCGGATAAACCGCCCGAAGTCGACGATATAAACGCTGAAGCGACCGTTACGGACGAATCTGAGGGTCCCGGCGACGAACCGTCGGAAGACGACGAGGAGACCGACGCCGCCGCGGCCCTCCCCGGCGAGGGAGGCCTCGCGGCCGCGCTGGCAGCCGAAATCCGGACCGGTGCGGCCGACGAGGAGGACATCGCAACCATAGACGAGGCGTTCGACGCGGCCGTGCCGCGCAGCGTCGACGTGCGGATCGCTCGCCTCCAGTCGAGCGTGGCCGACATCGAGGCGTACGCCGACGCGCTCGCGGAGTTCATCGACGGCGAGGGGACCGCCCGGGAAATTCTCGACGGAATCGACAACCGGGTCGACGCCGTCGAGTCCGAGGTCTCCACGCTCGACGACCGTCTCGACGACGCGGACGACGAGCGCCAGGCGATCGAGTCAGACGTCGTCCGCGTCGATTCCGCGGTCGACTCCGCCTCGGACGCGGTCGGCGCGGTCGAAGAACGGGTCGACGCGGTCGAGGGCGACGTTCGCGACGTAGAAGGCGACATCGACGCGGTCGAGGGCGACGTTCGCGACGTAGAAGGCGACATCGACGCGGTCGAAGGCGAGGTCGCGTCCGTCGACGAGGCGGTCGGTTCGGTCCGAGACGCCGTCTCGGCGGTCGAGGGCGATGTCGACGATCTCGGCGCCGACCTCGACCGGGTCGAGGGCGAAGCCGAGGCCGTCGCGGAGACGGTCGACGACCTGGGGGACGACGTCGAGACGCTGTACGAGGAGGTCGACAGGGCGGCCGAGCGCGCCGAGAACGCCGAGAATCGGGCGGGAGAGGCCGAAGACCGAGCCGACGACACAGCGGACCGCGTCGACGACGTGGAGTCCGATCTCGACCGGTTCGACGAGGAGTTCGACGACCTGTGGGGCGACCTCGCGGAGGTCGACACGCGGATCACGGACATCGAAGGCCGGCTCGGGGAGGACCTCGACGACGTGGCCGCCGAGTTGGACGACATCAACGACCACCTCGACGAACTCGACGAGTTCCGTACCCGTCTCAACGAAGCGTTCGGTCCGTAGATCGGGACCGGCGTCGATATGCGACGGATCCGGAGTTCCGGTTTCCGTTCTCGCCCGATCGGTCCGAAAACGCAACCCGTTTTACGCACGCGGCCACAGATACGCCAATGACTGACCCGGCTCCGGTCGCCGTCCCTCGCAAGGGACGCCCGCTCGAAGCGGTCTTAGAGCGGATCGCGGCCGTTTCGGACGACGACCACCTCGACCGGCTCGCGGACAGCGTGAGTAACACGCTCCGGTACGAGAAGGCCGTCACCAAGGGGGCGGTCGACGCCGACGGCGGACCGTACGAACGGTTGGCCGAGTACTCCGATCCCGTGACACCGGCGGAGCCGGAGTTCACGCTGCTGCGCGACGACCGGAACGGGAAACCCCGCCGGATCGTCTTCGACGCCGCCACGGTCGGGTTGGGCGACGTGACGGTCAAACTCGTCGGTCGCGAGGAGCCGTTTCGCGCGCTGCGAACGCACGAGTTCGCGCTCGGATTCGACTCCGCGGATCTCGTTTTGGAGGAGGTCGTCGAGATCAGAGACGCCGGTCTCGGAAACATCTCGGATGTCAACGACCGGATCGACCCGGTCGACACCGACGTTCGCGTCGTGACCGGACTCGGAGACACGGTGTATCACACCCTGATGGGACGGGAAGACGAGCGTACCCCGGGAGCGGCGTTCGATCGCGCGCACCTCGACGCGTACGAGGGTCCGCTGTGTATCTCGCCGCGGTACGAACGGCTCGTCACCGCGGTGTTGGGAACCGACGCGCTCGACGGCGTCGAATTCGTCTACCCCGACGCGGACGAGGAAGAAGAGGCCGCCATCGCCCGAGTCGGTCTCGGTGTGTACCTCACCGTCACCGGTTCGACCGCTCGCGAACACGGGCTTTCCGTCGGTGAACACCTCTTCCCTAGTGAGACCGTCCTCATGCGTAACGCGGCCGAGACGGACGAATCGGTGTCCCGCGTTCTCCGGAATCTCAAACGCGAGACCGCCGACTCTGAGATACGCGTCTGATGCCGGATAGAATATAGCGGAATACACTATAATTGTCCGCGCTGAGACGCAATTTGGTTCAATACGCGGTCGCTGAAGTCGTAAGTCAGATTTCGAGACAGCGAAGTCTCCGATACCTCTACCTCTCTTCGAGACCGGACCGCGTGATGTCGAACGAATGAACTCGCGTGGCCGGTCGACAAGCATGGAGGGGGAACCGATCCGAAGCAAACGGACCGCGTAAAGCCGGATTGGTCTGGGTCACACTCACTGGGTGTCTCAGACACATATCCGGAAATATGGGATAGTTACTCTGGAAATAAGGTACTATATTTTGAGATATACTGTTCACTACGGTCGGATTATAGCACTACAAACGAGTATAAGTGACCTTATCCGGAAATCTGGGATAGATTGAAGTGAGTGACACGAGAACCCCCGTTCGAGAACGATGGGAGGAGATCGGCAGTCGGTGAAGACGTACGTACCGACGGAACAGAAGGGCGTGTGGCGCGACCACGCCGACGAACTCGACATGTCGTTGAGCGAATTCGTCAGGACGATGGTTCAGGCCGGACGTAAGGGGTTCGTACCGAACGGGGCGACGGAGAGCGAGGGACCCGCTTCCGAACCGTCAGACCCTGGAGGTCGCGACCTCGAAACACGTGTCCACGCGGTTCTCGAATCGGGTCCCAGCTCGTGGGACGAACTCGTCCAAGCGGTCGTCGGTGACGTGGAAGACGAGTTGGAGGCGACGCTCGACGATCTCCAAGATCGCAACCGCGTTCGGTACAGCGGCCGAGACGGGGGGTACGTGTTAACCGATGAGTAGCACGCGTGCGGCGGCCGACCCCGACGATCCGATCGGTTACTTTCTTGAGGACCTCACGTACCACGGGAAGACGAACCGAACCAGAGAGGCGTACGAACGCGTCCTACGGCGGTTCGAGTCGTTCCTCGACGACGCGGAACCGGGGTCCGCGACTCACCGCAACTGTATGTCGTTCGTTCACTCGCTTCGGGGCGACGTCGCCGACAGCACCGTCGCCACCTACGCGGCGTATCTCCACCGGTTTTACGGGTATATGACGGAGGTAGGGACCTTCGACGGGAATCCGATGACGTTGGTGATGGAGGAGATGGACGAGACGGTCGACAAGGACCCCGCCCGTCGCGACATCTCGATTCCGGCGATGCGGTCGTTCGTCGCCGGCGTTCGCCATCCCCTCCATCGCGCGCTCGTGGTGATACTCCTGAAGACCGGAATGCGGGTGGGTGAGCTGTGTAACCTCGACTTGCGGGACGTGACGGTCACCGATCCGGAACTCAACGCGACGTACTCGCTCGGCGGTCGCCCGGCGCTGTCCGGACGGCCGGATTCGCTGTTCGTGACCGCCGAGGCGACCGTCGGCGAGGAGTTGAACGGCGAGGTGCGGAGGGCCGCGAACAAGCGCAAGTGCGGGACCGTAATCCCGGTTGACGACGAACTCCGTCGAACGCTGAAAGGCTGGCTCGCCGTTCGACCGGACTCGCCGTCGCCGGCAGAACCGCTGTTCGTCGGCACCGCGGAGGGGTGGGGCGAGCGGCTGGAACCGCAGGCGGTCAGACACGTCGTTGAGCGATACGCCCGCGAGGAGGGGTGGTATCGGACCGGCGGCGGCGCCGACGAGAACGTCACGCCGCACTACTTCCGGCACTTCTTTACGACGCACCTCCGGGACCGAACAGGCGACCGCGGCGTGGTAAAATACCTCCGCGGCGACGTCGCCGACGACGTGATCGACACGTACACCCACAACTGGGGAGATCAGGTGCGGGAAACCTACGAGGCGAACGTGTATCGTCTGCTAGTGTAGCGTGTCGGAGGACTGGTCTAATTCCGTTGTTATCTTAACAATGAGATTTTGGCCCGAAATCGAACACGTAAATTGTATATCGCTATATTAAAATCCCGGCCAATACTCTCCACAGTTTCGGAGGGCGGACCAGTTTTGGGTTGAATCGGCATTAATTCGTGGTCCTCTCACCAATCAGGTGCCAACTTGGGGCCCTCTTGGTCGTATCCATCAGGCGAACGTGCGAAATTGCGTTGATTTTGACACTGTCGAGCAGGGTTGTCACTCACGAACGGCAGACTCAGCGAGGGTTCAGCCGATCAGTCGTGCGGGATCAACGCCGAGGCAACGTTCAACACACTCACCCGCAGTCAACACCGGGTACATGGTCCATCTCACCGTCGACGTCCGCTTTCAGCAGGAAGTCGGTGAGCCGCCAGATACTGTACAAGAGTACCGCGAACACGAAGCAGAACAACGAACGCGGTAGTCTTTCGAGGAGGTCTTGGCGAGAAAGTCACCTTTGATCGATTTGTACTCGCTCTCGATTTGCCACCGGCGACTATATCGTTTACAGAACGTCTCGGCCTCGTCGGGTCCGACTCGGAGATCCGTCGCGAAGACGGCCGTCCCCTCACCACCGTCGACGGCACGTACAGGAGCCGCATTGGATGCGATCCAGATTCCACATGGACAGAACCCGACTCAACAGCCACGTCTTAGTCGTCTTTTCTCCATTTGTTCATCCCGTTCAGAGCTGGAGACCCGCTTCGGAATGAGGTAGTTCACATCGAGGTTTGAGAGCGTCTGGAACACTTGTATCGAGTCAAACTCTCGATCACACAGCACTGTCTCGATTGGAACATGCTCTTTCGCTCGTCGAACGAGCCGTCACACAGTACGATGGATCTGATTCGACGGGTTCTCGTCCCACTCAGAGCTCTCTCGAACCGGATCGACAGCCAAAATCAGCGGGATGTTCTGCCCGATGATCGAAAGCGTCGCAAATTTGAATGCTCGACCGTCTCTGTCCTTGGTCCCGCTGACCATCGGCATTCCTTCGACCTCTCGGTAATAGGGAATGGTTGTGATGTCGATCGCGGCCGTGACTGGACGCCGGAACGATGCTTCAGAGGCGATCACGGAGAGTAAGCGATCCGTCGTTCTGTTGAATCCGCTCACGAACTCTCCGGGATCGAATTGCTTGACTGCGCGGAGGTGGGTATCACCATGCGGTCCGTACTCTTCCCCGCGCCGATATTGGAAGCGAGTCGCTCCCTGCGCGGTTCCGCACCGAACCATCCCCATGAACGTCTGTAACTCGAAAAATTGCGTGTCTTCGTAAGAGGCGTTCGACGCCCGATCAGGGACCATCGCGCGAAAAGAGAGCGGCGCAGGATGCCACCGCTGGATACCCGTCTTCGATCGCGTCAATCGAGTGGTCGAGGTTCTCGAACGCAATGACGAGGTCCGATAC
This window harbors:
- a CDS encoding DMT family transporter, coding for MFTRRSGLLFAVSALLFGGTFVAAKAGLAHLPPLFFVAVRFDIGAVVLAAFAATKLSRSDLRPRTAGDAVGILATGVLVIGLTNALLFVGQQHVTSGVAAVVFSLNPILTPVFAGLLLSEGRLSTKGAAGTVLGLVGVGLVANPDPSALAAGGLGVPLLFCAAVTSALGAVVIRRAKATMSSTARTVWGVPIAAVLSHALSLSAGESVTGLSLPPVALAALLYVGVCSGAIAYLAYFALIDETGASRANLLFYFVPVVSAVAGWALLGETVSPLSLVGFAVIFVGFLLVSGVPPSAPDSLRRTVRSWGARNGW
- the uvsE gene encoding UV DNA damage repair endonuclease UvsE; protein product: MLGYACLNRTLRDRSDPVRCNRDMRRSTWESEGLPYASELTRQNLADLLTVLRWNRDHDVRFYRCTSTLVPWNSQFDLTELPAYDAIEGLAQRCGDLIESEGMRLTFHPDYWCKLASDSRDTVERSVEAIEYHADWLDLMGLDRSPYYSINVHIGATYGDKAATADRFRDAVRSLSPGARRRLTVENDDNRGLWSVEEFASAVSDRVGVPTVFDYHHHCFTDRGQTFREGFETAAETWDGVRPVVHYSEPKRLRDPEARPQAHARFVSDLPDWLRERADVMIEAGGKERALDRVRSS
- a CDS encoding MBL fold metallo-hydrolase → MVDSDWGDWLPRAVADADPDTVALWYLGCNGFAIKGSEGTVFWIDPYVGTGDPPRTIRMIPIPFDPDDVDVADAVLATHEHTDHVHGPSQAPILANTDADFVAPDDSLAVAREAERWTDEYAVDGAAFTEVREGDELRIGEFTIHVVETHDPDATHPVGYVVEHRAGTVFHAGDSKPSDSFRSLAERFDIDIGILAFGSEGTVPDKETDEPVRTKWYSDENEVARAAADLGLDRLVPTHWDMWKGLTADPTALHGHVRSYESPNRLDIVEIGDRIDL
- a CDS encoding glutamate-5-semialdehyde dehydrogenase, whose protein sequence is MTTMNETDTDPETDLEADTDELARRAERAALRLANADEATRNEALRSIAGAIRERESAILDANAEDVEAAEAMLADGEYTRALVDRLKLDATKVESIASMVESVATQDDPLGETLAARELDEDLELYRVAVPIGVVATVFESRPDALVQIAALALKSGNAVVLKGGSEASESNRILYETIVEATPDLPDGWAAQVEAHEEVDRLLELDGRVDLVMPRGSSKFVSYIQENTQIPVLGHTEGICHVYVDADADLKTAEDVAFDAKVQYPAVCNAVETLLVHESVAAEFLPDLVERYEAAGVELRGDERTREVVDVDPATDDDWDTEYGDLELSIKVVDDAYVAVEHVNDHGSKHTESVLTEDPETAERFMTGVDAASVFHNASTRFADGYRYGLGAEVGISTGKVHARGPVGLEGLTTYKYYLEGDGHLVASYSGEDATPFTHRELDGAEWTPGRLSSR
- a CDS encoding winged helix-turn-helix domain-containing protein — protein: MDAPIEGIEFLARSKNRVEVLRLVAAEPRTRASLARTTGASQATLGRILEDFTDRSWVRRDPDGYVATATGELVADAVGDLLSVLETENRLRGVVGYLPEAELGFDLRELADATVAVPTPTHPSAPLQRVIDAMERADTLRAFSHALNEQSLSTALSRVQSGDLVFKTVLSESAIEALAAEDALWGRLRDLTAEDGAEVRVRRADIPLAVTVADGTVSVLVRDEHGVLRASLHTDAEAVRGWADDRFERYWEGATPFDPAAFER
- a CDS encoding carotenoid oxygenase family protein, with product MTTPADYRAGFRTQREEVDDTRLPVDGSFPDWLTGDLVGNGPGQFEAGDTSLRHWFDSLAMIRRFRIDDGDVTYANRLVRSRDYEYAEREGGVRTPFPGTPPDRPVWTRLRQVLDGTFPDNPVIGVQRLGDEVAAVTESPTALTIDLDTLDTTGRTDLTAGLDSDLTLAHVHYDRDEDAFYNLGVSYGRETVYTLFRRPGDGGAPTSLTRLRFEEAPYIHSFALTERYAVVTVNAFGLDTARLLRGAVTKETFLDAFRALDAPLRFVVLDRETGAHETTVTAPPAFVYHHANAYERDREVVVDLVAFEDERAVSGLGLSNLRSDDPDLPRGGLYRYTLPLTGGDAERERLHRGPVEFPTINYRDVNGEPHRYVYLAETDGGSSLPTDVTKVDVESRTVRRWGETGAYPGEPLFVSAPDPAGEDDGVLLSVVLKPGANRSDLVCLDAETLRECGRARLPHRLPYGFHGQFYGPSSPGRSMN